From Corvus cornix cornix isolate S_Up_H32 chromosome 5, ASM73873v5, whole genome shotgun sequence, the proteins below share one genomic window:
- the SOCS4 gene encoding suppressor of cytokine signaling 4: MAENKDSSAKNADVRPKSSRSRSADRKDGYVWSGKKLSWSKKSEHCPDAETASAAGRSATNLRSQERKYSCSSIELDLDRSCGHRFLGRSLKQKLQDAVGQCFPIKNCSSRHASGLPSKRKIHISELMLDKCPFPPRSELAFRWHLIKRHTAPISPKAEEWIIADLSQHEEREDQLRDEEIASGATDSSSQSCDFTDSSSSRGDPRPELVTGKVARSSRDESDMDSDDEVITLCTSSRKRNKPKWETDDELLRMETPPKYHTQIDYVHCLVPDLLQINNNPCYWGVMDKYAAEALLEGKPEGTFLLRDSAQEDYLFSVSFRRYSRSLHARIEQWNHNFSFDAHDPCVFHSPDITGLLEHYKDPSSCMFFEPLLSTPLNRTFPFSLQHICRTVICNCTTYDGIDALPIPPSVKLYLKEYHYKSKVRVLRIDVPEQQN, translated from the coding sequence ATGGCAGAAAACAAGGACAGCAGCGCGAAAAACGCAGATGTGAGGCCCAAAAGCAGCCGGAGCAGAAGCGCAGACAGAAAGGATGGGTATGTCTGGAGTGGAAAGAAGCTCTCCTGGTCCAAGAAAAGTGAGCATTGTCCTGATGCCGAAACAGCAAGTGCTGCAGGGAGGTCGGCGACTAATTTAAGGAGCCAAGAGAGGAAATACAGCTGCTCGTCCATCGAGCTGGATCTAGACCGGTCCTGTGGCCACAGGTTTTTAGGCCGGTCTCTCAAACAGAagctgcaggatgctgtggGTCAGTGCTTTCCCATTAAGAACTGCAGCAGCCGGCATGCCTCAGGACTTCCATCCAAAAGGAAAATCCATATCAGTGAGCTGATGCTGGATAAGTGTCCTTTCCCTCCGCGCTCAGAGCTGGCTTTTCGGTGGCACTTGATCAAAAGGCACACGGCCCCTATAAGTCCAAAGGCAGAAGAATGGATAATTGCTGATTTATCCCAGCACGAGGAAAGGGAGGATCAGCTGCGAGACGAGGAGATTGCCAGTGGGGCAACGGACTCTTCCTCCCAGTCCTGTGACTTCACTGACAGCAGTTCCTCTCGGGGTGACCCGAGGCCTGAGCTGGTGACAGGTAAGGTGGCGAGGAGCAGTAGAGATGAGAGCGACATGGACTCCGATGATGAAGTCATAACTCTGTGCACAAGTTCTCGAAAACGAAACAAGCCCAAGTGGGAAACGGACGACGAGCTGCTACGGATGGAAACGCCTCCGAAATACCATACCCAGATTGATTATGTCCACTGCCTAGTGCCAGACCTCCTCCAGATCAATAACAATCCCTGCTACTGGGGCGTCATGGATAAATACGCAGCTGAGGCGCTGCTGGAAGGAAAGCCAGAGGGAACGTTTCTGTTGAGAGACTCTGCCCAGGAAGACTATTTGTTTTCCGTGAGCTTCAGGCGCTACAGTCGCTCCCTCCACGCCCGGATAGAGCAGTGGAATCACAACTTCAGCTTTGATGCCCATGATCCCTGTGTCTTCCATTCTCCTGACATCACGGGACTCCTAGAACACTACAAAGATCCAAGTTCCTGTATGTTCTTTGAACCACTTTTATCCACTCCCCTGAACAGgacctttcccttctctctccagcaTATATGTAGAACGGTTATTTGCAACTGTACAACTTACGATGGTATCGATGCACTTCCCATTCCTCCCTCGGTGAAGCTGTATCTGAAGGAATATCATTATAAGTCAAAAGTTAGAGTGCTCAGGATTGATGTACCAGAGCAGcaaaactag